ACTACGCGCTGGCCCCCGTGGTGACGCCGCAGCACGCGGCGCAGGTGATGGTGGCGTACAAGTCCCCCGagtgcggcgcggcgggcgggcgggcggggcggaaGAGCGACGTGTGGAGCCTGGGCATCCTCATCCTGGAGGTGCTGACGGGCAAGTTCCCCGCCAACTACCTCCGGCAGGGCCGCGCCGGCACCGACCTCGCCGGCTGGGTGCACTCGGTGGTGCGGGAGGAGTGGACAGGGGAGGTGTTCGACAAGGACATGCGCGGGACGCGGAGCGGCGAGGGCGAGATGTTGAAGCTGCTCAAGGTCGGCCTCGGGTGCTGCGAGCCCGACGTGTCGCGGCGCTGGGGCCTCGAGGAGGCGCTCGCGCGCATCGAGGAGCTCAGGGAGCGCGACTCCGGCGACGACAGCATCAGCACCGCCTCGTCGTTCGTCAGTGACGGCGAGCCGCAGTCGCACTCCGCGTAGTAGCGACGAGGAACCGTGTCGTGTGATGTTCGTGTACCGTGGCGGCATATGTTGGTGAGagacgcggccggcggcggcggcgttggttGATCTCTTCAGAGGCGCGCGTGGCGGCCGGAGATCGTCGGGGGTGTGTAAGCGTGTGGGAACATTTTCGCAGCGTGTAAATTGACTGTTAGAGTTTTTTCCATcaaaagagggggaggaggggttgTCGTGGTAGGGGAATAAGGCCGTTTGATTTCTATTTGTTTTGCGTACAAAGCATTGTTGTTGCAGGTGGTATACGAAAATTGCTGTCAGAATAAATTAGTGCAGTAAAATACGCAGAAGAGAAGGTCAAATACAAAAAGGGTTTTCCATTAATAAAGGTTACTCTTGTGCCACTTTGCATTTCGGTCGATTTGTTTGCATCGATTTGTTGATGTTGTTTGTTTGATTTTTCTTCAACGGTGACCACCGATTAGTGATGGTGAGGCGTATGCATCACCAAATATTTTCTAGTTGGTTAGTTCGATCTCTGACTCGTCACGAATTCTTGCtatatactccttccgttcaAAAAAGAATAACTTTCTGGAATTTTTCAAACAGATTAGGAATGAATGAAAAAGACGCATGTATCCTTAGTTAATTCAGTTTGCATATAGAAAATGGAGgaaatatgtttccatttaattatgcatgcacgagATCAAAGTGCCAAATTATTCATGCATAAGATTTAAATCCTAGGAtgtcattctttttgggacaaattttgaatcctaGAATATTATTCTTTTTGGGACTGAGGGATTATATACTACTCATGTTTACGACACTTGTCACCAGATCAATTATGTTGATTTTGTCAATTTAAAATCCGTTGGCTCAATCTCTTATAAACATTCATATAGGCACAATATGCGTGCATACATTCATGGAGAGGAGTACATGTGAACGTTTCTATTTGTActttatttgaaaaatatattttttctagaTGATGACTTCAAGACTGCTGGTTCCCAACTTTTTTCTTGAGAATAACTTTTACTACGtcgaatgtttatatactaattagaagtattaaacgtagactatttacaaaacccattacacagatggaggctaaacggcgacacgaatctattaaacttaattagtccatcattagcaaatggttactgtagcagcacattgtcaaattatggactaattagtatctaaatgtTTGATGTGAcaaggtgctaaaaataagcaaaggaaccaacacCCTTACGCACCAGTACTACTGTACGTACGAATaacctttttttccccttgagAAGCCCTATGAAAATCTAGCGGAAAGCTTCAACTTAAGCCCATCCCAGCCCAAAGTGATTGGCATGCCCGCGAGAGGCTGGCGAGCAGCTCTGTCGGCCCAGCCCAGCTTGGAGCTAGTGTGTACGGTGTACCGAACAATACGAGGAAAATGCCGCTGCAGAAAATATTTTAGCTCGACAACACCGAATATTGTAACTCATAAAAAAAACCTGAATACATCCAGCTACAACACCTATTCCACGCGGTGctaataaatatttttcttagATTGCTTGTAGGCACGAGTTCCTAAATCTTCTCTGGGGCCTTTTCTACACGCCACATGACTCATCTGATTTGTATGCTATCATAATATAAAACTTTTTGGACGGAACATATCATGCACTTGGAGTTAGAACGACGTAGCCAACCGATCTCCGGCAGTCCAGCCTCCAGTCCAACGTTGTGTCACCCGTGCGTGTATCCCGTCGCCAGTGGCCACGGGCTTCACCGCCACATCAACCGGGTAGGTAGCCCACGATCTCCCTCCGGATAACGAAAACAAATCGAGCGCACCCATCTGAGGATCACAACTGCACATGGATGCAGACGATCACAGGGACCTTTTGCCTTGCCGACCACTCCGAGGCAGCCAGCCACTGTCCCGTCCGACGCAGCTCCACGCGCGCCCGGCACGAGGCGTCCCGGTCGGGTCTCGGGTCAACCACGCCACGTCACCGCCCACTCACCGGATCTCGGATCGTGTGGCCTTCCGggcgcggcgccggggcggcgggcccCAACCGGGGAGGATCCCGATGCTGACTCGGACGCGCCTCGCTTTCAACGCTCCGGGATACGCACGGGTGATGACGCCACCCACCCCCCGTGACGGCCACGGCCCACCGGACGCGGGCCCCGCGTGTCGGCCGGACGGGGGCGCCGGCCCCCCGCACCGGCGTCGCTGCCGCGCCAACGCCGACGCGGATCCGAGTCAGCCCGCGTCACCATCCATTCGACGAGGTGGTTATCGCCCAACACCCCCAACCAACAACCTTTCCACGTACAAAGATTTGTGCCCGCGGCCGGCCCCTTCAAAAGCCTGACGACTCGCCGGCGACGCCAACGGAAGACGACGtgcgccaccacctccgccggaACCGGGAAGGCAGAGCAGGAGACTTCGGCACCCAGTCCACCACTGGCGGACGGAGATGAAGAAGTGCCCGTCGGAGCTGCAGCTGGAGGCGTTCATCCGGGAAAGCGGCGAGGGCGCCGTTTCCGGCGCCGCGGAGAGCAAGCCCTCCGGAAGCGGACCGAGCGAGCCAGGTGGCAGCGGCGTGTTCTCGCCCGGCGACATCGGCTTCGGCGACACGGTGAGCACTGCCAAACacggtgggcactgccaactaCTAATGGCAGCGCTTGTAACTGAGACATCATCTTTGCTTTGGATTTGGTATGCTTACCTGCGATTTGATTAACCGAAGCCCCGCTTGTGCAGAGCGCCATGGATGGAAACAGCTGGTGGTTCGGGAGCATCCGCCCGGCGAACCCAGTCGCGTCGCAGACGGCGTCCATCTCCGGTAAGGGGCATACATGGAGCTCTGCCATCTATGAAGTTTGGATATTTAGTGTTAGCCATGTGGAACGTAGTGAGGTATCTACGTATCATAGAGTAATCAACTGTTAATTGGACATGTGAACCAAAACCATTTACAGTTTACACATGGATTTTTATAAAAGTTCGATCTTTTCATTTCTCCaaaattctaggaaaattcTTACCTTCCAAACAAGCCTAATTGCTACTATTTGAACATTTAATTGAACTGAATTGGAGTATTATCACAACCAAAGTATTCTATGGCAAGTATTGCTCACCTGCTGCATTTGTTCTGCCACAGCTAGTCCCAGGGCAACCACTTCGGCAAATCATGCTCTTGAGAGCGAGTCAGACTCCGACAGTGAATCGTTGTATGAGGTAGAGGGAGGTTCATGTGAGCGAGGCACCAAATCTATGGAAACAAAGCGAATAAGAAGGTATGATGAGATCAAGCTTGTGATGAAATTATGCAAGCTTGTAACGAATCCTGAACAGCAAGCTTACACTTTCTTTCCTTCTATATTGATGCGTTGCTCTTGAGATTTCAGGATGGTGTCCAACAGGGAGTCTGCTCGACGATCCAGGCGGAGAAAGCAGGCACAATTATCTGAACTTGAGTCACAGGTACCACAACCACTTTGCCCAGTGAGGTCTTCCAATTAATCATACGATGATGCGAGTTTAGGGTGACCATTGATGTGTTGCCTTATAATCAGGTCGAACAACTTAAAGGTGAAAATGCAACTCTGTTCAAGCAACTTTCAGAGGCGAACCAACAGTTCACCACTGCAGTCACAGACAACAGAATCCTCAAATCAGATGTAGAAGCCTTAAGGGTCAAGGTAAGTAATTCGCTTCTAACTGAAACAGTTGCTGCAACAATGGAATGATCAGACAGATCTTGCAATTCTCTAACCAACCGTTTGAATTGCAGGTAAAGATGGCAGAGGATATGGTAGCAAGAAGCGCAATGTCCTGCGGCTTAGGTGACCTTGGTCTGGCACCATATCTGAATTCAAGAAAGATGTGCCAAGCTTTGAATATGCTCACAGTCACAGGGTTGGATTTGCTAGGAAGCGATGCATTCAGAGGTACAACCGCAGCTCGACAAGTTCAGAACTCACCAGTACAAAGCACTGCAAGCCTAGAGAGTCTGGATAACCGGAAGTCTAGTGAGGTGACCAGCTGTGCGGCAGACATGTGGCCTTGAGATTCAGGACATTGATCAGATTCAAAGCTTGCTAAGCAGAAAAAAAGCACCAGTTCATCACCTCAAATTGTGCCTTTGGAGCATAGCTTCTGTCAAATTTCCTTGAATCATATTTCGACAGAAGGCTTTACACTATGCATTGCTTGATGTAGCTATGTAATTACTTCTCCGGTGGGAAAGATACCATTTACTGGCAGTTGTCATGGCAACCAGGGAATGCGGCAAAGCTCAGAGTATAGTTTCAAGTAGAAAATGAACTTGTCATTGTACAAATCTGCAAAAGCAAAATTTAGATGTAACTTTTTCTCACACGCATAGAAGTATATGAAATATCCTGAATAAATGTGTCAAGCAGGGAATGATGCTTAAGATCCAAATGCAGGCCACAGGTGAGACAATTATGTTTACAACAAAAATAAAGTGATACATTGTTTAGAAACTATTACAATCCACAGGAATGTTTGTTCCGGTACAAGTCATCTAGTGGGTTTGCAGCACTAGCTCTAGTGGATTCAGGCATGTTTTCATCACTCTATGCAGGTACTGCAACTGTATAAGATGATGGTAAACACTAGTGCGGTTCTTCTGTGATTCGAAACCTTCAGGCATGGTCAATGCTACTTACATTTCATAAAGGTTCCAAGCATCTAGAAAGCCGAAAGGCGAGGAGGATTTCATACACGTTACGAAGTTTTATAGAAAAGGAACATTTCTAGATTGAGCATCTTTTCTCCATATTCAAATCATATCTGAGACCTCTAAAAATCCAAGAGTGATAATGAAGAATGAGAGTGAAAGAAATCATATAAAAAGGGTTGACCGAATTCTCAAAAGGAAAGTGAATTTGCCTCTAGAGAAACCAAGGGCCACCAGGCACAACACCTTTTCGCCCACCAAAAGGACATGATGATATTATTCTCCCTCTCCTTATAGAGAAAGTACAGCATTGCTGAGACATGACACATGTCAAACTGTCGTTTGAGGCCGCAGAATTTGATCTGATCCTGTGGTCCACGACAATCTAATGGGCCATCTTGAAAGTACCATACCTTCCACTAATTTGACAACCCGTAAAGATGCAAGTCAATGTTATGCCTTCTATTGTCTGAAGTAGGTCAAAGGCATTTTGTATATTGCATCCTCTAAAGTCATACACATGCAAATtcagtaaaataaaaaataaaatcaatGATCAGCACCAAAATTTAAGGAGCAAGTGCAAAGGCTATCTGCAATGGTTCCCCCCCACCAAATCACGAATGGTGAATCCACGGACAAAGGAACGTCCTCTCCAGGAGGGAAATTAATTCAAGTTGGAAAAGGGGAAAAGGATATGAAATCTCATAGCCGCTCAACCAATCACTTGGTGACACAAATACTCACTCATGAACCATAAATTCCTGACCAAAATATAGGGATTACTGTCGGAAACTATTGACCAATCAGGACAAGACATGCATTGGAAGGAGTAGCGCATCAAATCTTACTATATCCTGACTATTCTTTTGGTTTGGTAATGTAATGGGAGGTAGACA
Above is a genomic segment from Setaria viridis chromosome 4, Setaria_viridis_v4.0, whole genome shotgun sequence containing:
- the LOC117852858 gene encoding bZIP transcription factor RISBZ5, with the protein product MKKCPSELQLEAFIRESGEGAVSGAAESKPSGSGPSEPGGSGVFSPGDIGFGDTSAMDGNSWWFGSIRPANPVASQTASISASPRATTSANHALESESDSDSESLYEVEGGSCERGTKSMETKRIRRMVSNRESARRSRRRKQAQLSELESQVEQLKGENATLFKQLSEANQQFTTAVTDNRILKSDVEALRVKVKMAEDMVARSAMSCGLGDLGLAPYLNSRKMCQALNMLTVTGLDLLGSDAFRGTTAARQVQNSPVQSTASLESLDNRKSSEVTSCAADMWP